One segment of Rhipicephalus sanguineus isolate Rsan-2018 chromosome 6, BIME_Rsan_1.4, whole genome shotgun sequence DNA contains the following:
- the LOC119398014 gene encoding major prion protein-like, whose amino-acid sequence MGSKGVVLVLALVLFMVCLAYCQRHGGGGRYPPHGGGGRYPPHGGGGYPGGGGGYPGGGGGYPGGGGGYPGGGGGGGYCNGRRCGPGYHCRGGRRCVPYGG is encoded by the exons ATGGGATCCAAAGGAGTGGTGCTCGTTTTGGCGCTCGTACTATTTATGG TGTGCTTGGCGTACTGCCAACGACATGGCGGCGGAGGCCGTTACCCGCCGCACGGAGGCGGGGGTCGCTACCCCCCGCATGGTGGTGGTGGCTACCCAGGCGGAGGCGGTGGCTATCCAGGCGGAGGCGGTGGCTATCCAGGCGGCGGAGGCGGCTACCCTGGAGGTGGAGGTGGAGGAGGGTACTGCAAC GGTCGCCGATGTGGACCAGGGTACCACTGCCGTGGCGGCCGCAGAT gcGTTCCGTATGGCGGATAA